From one Lycium ferocissimum isolate CSIRO_LF1 unplaced genomic scaffold, AGI_CSIRO_Lferr_CH_V1 ctg32, whole genome shotgun sequence genomic stretch:
- the LOC132043967 gene encoding protein TIFY 6B isoform X2 produces the protein MERDFMGLKVKQEVIEEPTDPAPARSLAMQWSFSNNVSAHPHYLSFKSAEEDKPKTGFESLASTGLVTITTTEAVDSSHRTYSGVTQNLITTVTPGAPVASPISAVPTSSAVVGTTDLRGAPKTPPGPAQLTIFYAGSVCVYDNVSPEKAQAIMLLAGNAPPVTPNATTSTLSPLQAPIPKSPSIDSFVVNHSHNTTPTLASPISMTSHGGSQSAGVSSNANGVTITKSIGVLPSPSLKSEPSKVASSVGSFPATMVPSAVPQARKASLARFLEKRKERVISAAPYPPNNKQSPECSNPGFGRSLSMNSSGSCPSHVINLIK, from the exons CACCTGCGAGAAGTTTAGCGATGCAGTGGTCATTCTCGAACAACGTCTCTGCTCATCCTCATTACCTCTCTTTCAAAAGTGCTGAAGAGGATAAGCCAAAAACTGGTTTTGAGTCTCTTGCATCAACTGGGTTGGTGACTATAACCACAACTGAAGCTGTCGACTCGAGTCATCGGACATACTCTGGTGTCACACAG AATCTAATAACTACTGTAACTCCGGGAGCTCCTGTTGCTAGCCCCATTTCAGCTGTTCCAACTAGCAGTGCTGTCGTGGGCACCACTGATTTAAG GGGTGCTCCCAAGACTCCCCCAGGTCCTGCCCAGTTGACCATTTTTTATGCTGGTTCTGTCTGCGTTTATGACAATGTTTCACCAGAGAAG GCTCAAGCTATTATGTTGCTTGCTGGAAATGCACCACCTGTTACACCAAATGCAACAACATCTACTCTATCTCCACTTCAGGCGCCTATACCTAAGTCGCCTTCTATTGACTCTTTTGTTGTAAACCATTCGCATAATACAACACCTACTCTTGCCAGTCCCATTTCTATGACATCCCATGGTGGCTCACAATCTGCCGGAGTGTCTAGTAATGCAAATGGAGTAACTATTACCAAATCAATAGGAGTCCTGCCATCTCCTTCCCTTAAATCAGAGCCTTCCAAAGTTGCCAGTTCCGTAGGATCTTTTCCTGCCACCATGGTTCCATCAG CTGTGCCGCAGGCACGCAAGGCATCATTGGCTCGGTTCTTGGAGAAGCGCAAGGAAAG GGTAATAAGTGCAGCACCTTATCCTCCCAACAACAAGCAGTCCCCAGAATGTAGCAATCCTGGATTTGGCAGAAGCCTTTCTATGAATTCATCAGGCTCTTGTCCTTCCCACGTAATCAATTTGATCAAGTAG
- the LOC132043967 gene encoding protein TIFY 6B isoform X1, whose product MERDFMGLKVKQEVIEEPTDPAPARSLAMQWSFSNNVSAHPHYLSFKSAEEDKPKTGFESLASTGLVTITTTEAVDSSHRTYSGVTQKNMMVEKQGGTHYTTTFPPHHFDAHSVHRSHGVRVLPVANPTNQISVSMTMPGHKSYLSPVGQNLITTVTPGAPVASPISAVPTSSAVVGTTDLRGAPKTPPGPAQLTIFYAGSVCVYDNVSPEKAQAIMLLAGNAPPVTPNATTSTLSPLQAPIPKSPSIDSFVVNHSHNTTPTLASPISMTSHGGSQSAGVSSNANGVTITKSIGVLPSPSLKSEPSKVASSVGSFPATMVPSAVPQARKASLARFLEKRKERVISAAPYPPNNKQSPECSNPGFGRSLSMNSSGSCPSHVINLIK is encoded by the exons CACCTGCGAGAAGTTTAGCGATGCAGTGGTCATTCTCGAACAACGTCTCTGCTCATCCTCATTACCTCTCTTTCAAAAGTGCTGAAGAGGATAAGCCAAAAACTGGTTTTGAGTCTCTTGCATCAACTGGGTTGGTGACTATAACCACAACTGAAGCTGTCGACTCGAGTCATCGGACATACTCTGGTGTCACACAG AAAAATATGATGGTAGAAAAGCAAGGTGGAACACACTACACAACAACTTTCCCTCCTCATCACTTTGATGCACACTCCGTACATCGATCTCATGGAGTCAGAGTGCTCCCAGTTGCGAACCCAACAAATCAGATTTCTGTATCTATGACTATGCCTGGTCATAAGTCTTATCTTTCTCCTGTTGGACAGAATCTAATAACTACTGTAACTCCGGGAGCTCCTGTTGCTAGCCCCATTTCAGCTGTTCCAACTAGCAGTGCTGTCGTGGGCACCACTGATTTAAG GGGTGCTCCCAAGACTCCCCCAGGTCCTGCCCAGTTGACCATTTTTTATGCTGGTTCTGTCTGCGTTTATGACAATGTTTCACCAGAGAAG GCTCAAGCTATTATGTTGCTTGCTGGAAATGCACCACCTGTTACACCAAATGCAACAACATCTACTCTATCTCCACTTCAGGCGCCTATACCTAAGTCGCCTTCTATTGACTCTTTTGTTGTAAACCATTCGCATAATACAACACCTACTCTTGCCAGTCCCATTTCTATGACATCCCATGGTGGCTCACAATCTGCCGGAGTGTCTAGTAATGCAAATGGAGTAACTATTACCAAATCAATAGGAGTCCTGCCATCTCCTTCCCTTAAATCAGAGCCTTCCAAAGTTGCCAGTTCCGTAGGATCTTTTCCTGCCACCATGGTTCCATCAG CTGTGCCGCAGGCACGCAAGGCATCATTGGCTCGGTTCTTGGAGAAGCGCAAGGAAAG GGTAATAAGTGCAGCACCTTATCCTCCCAACAACAAGCAGTCCCCAGAATGTAGCAATCCTGGATTTGGCAGAAGCCTTTCTATGAATTCATCAGGCTCTTGTCCTTCCCACGTAATCAATTTGATCAAGTAG